One window of the Halobacillus litoralis genome contains the following:
- the treR gene encoding trehalose operon repressor produces the protein MKNKYVEIYNKLVQLIQQGDFSAGDTLPSEHDLSAQYSTSRETIRKALSLLSQNGYIQKVRGKGSVVLDQNKFEFPVSGLTSFKELAIKMGQNFQTHVHELTLVKGKGEVAKQLNCNKTSRLWKVVRSREISGERIILDKDYLREDLIPDLTKEIAEQSLYDYIEKALGLEISFAKKEIVIEPITEEDLEFLDLNGHSQVVVIRSYVYLSDTTVFQFTESRHRPDKFQFVDFARRTKV, from the coding sequence ATGAAAAATAAGTATGTCGAAATTTATAACAAACTCGTACAATTGATTCAGCAGGGCGATTTTTCTGCTGGTGACACTCTACCTTCTGAACATGACTTAAGCGCACAATATAGCACATCACGGGAAACAATCCGGAAAGCATTGAGCCTGCTTTCTCAGAATGGTTATATCCAAAAAGTGCGTGGAAAAGGTTCAGTTGTATTAGATCAAAACAAATTTGAATTTCCTGTTTCAGGACTGACAAGTTTCAAAGAGTTGGCCATTAAAATGGGACAGAATTTTCAAACTCACGTGCATGAGCTGACGCTAGTCAAGGGAAAAGGAGAAGTTGCGAAGCAATTGAACTGCAACAAAACCTCTAGGTTGTGGAAAGTAGTGCGGTCGAGAGAAATCAGCGGTGAAAGGATTATTTTGGATAAAGATTATCTCCGAGAAGACCTGATCCCTGATTTGACGAAAGAAATTGCTGAGCAATCGCTGTATGACTATATTGAGAAAGCTCTTGGTTTAGAAATAAGCTTTGCTAAAAAGGAAATTGTCATTGAGCCGATTACCGAAGAAGATTTGGAGTTCTTAGACTTGAATGGTCACTCTCAAGTGGTCGTCATAAGAAGCTACGTCTATCTTTCTGATACGACAGTTTTCCAATTCACTGAATCCAGGCATAGGCCGGATAAATTTCAATTCGTTGATTTCGCCCGGCGTACAAAGGTCTGA
- a CDS encoding DUF6933 domain-containing protein — MFVIGATKKLQNELRKPIEDVEEYNNVPEIHQWHANIITLNRRKCLLLINNETGLNLTLFGLRKQQFEHLDSVIKGSLQQLFQLLEVDQEIADYMLGAADEIVYTKTKSRKTLGRMNEIKFMIESKIEGLNYEEIDAVEINEFCNNHLILTSLKEKNPYDTFAKYFEEK; from the coding sequence ATGTTCGTAATTGGAGCTACTAAAAAGCTGCAAAATGAATTGAGAAAACCTATAGAGGATGTCGAAGAATATAATAATGTCCCTGAAATCCATCAATGGCATGCGAATATTATCACCCTCAACCGTAGAAAATGCTTGCTTTTGATTAATAATGAAACCGGCTTGAACCTTACGTTATTCGGTTTACGGAAGCAACAGTTTGAACATCTGGATAGTGTGATAAAAGGTTCACTTCAGCAACTTTTCCAACTATTGGAAGTTGATCAGGAAATTGCTGATTACATGCTGGGAGCAGCAGATGAAATTGTTTATACAAAAACGAAAAGCCGTAAAACATTAGGGCGAATGAACGAAATCAAATTTATGATTGAGTCGAAAATTGAAGGCTTGAATTATGAAGAAATCGATGCGGTGGAAATTAATGAGTTCTGCAACAATCATCTCATCCTAACTTCGCTTAAAGAAAAAAACCCCTACGATACATTTGCAAAATATTTTGAAGAGAAGTAG
- a CDS encoding MBL fold metallo-hydrolase, with product MFFKSFFDDHLAQMSYMVACQKTGDAIVIDPGRDLSPYLETAEKEGLTIKQAAETHIHADFLSGARELANKKNVKLYLSDEGGDDWKYQYLEEVDHQLVKDGDDIHVGFVRLEVMHTPGHTPESLSFLLTDEGGGSDVPMGVFTGDFVFVGDVGRPDLLEKSAGAEGTAKDGAKEMFQSIKRFKSLPDFVQVWPGHGAGSACGKSLGAVPSSTIGYEKENNWALRHNSEAEFIAELLDGQPEPPTYFAMMKKLNKEGPSLNKERRIEKVPADKLEHYRTNDFVILDTRDASEFASGHLQGTINIPYNRSFTNWAGWIVEYNQHIIVVADEKELAAIKGSLESIGLDDLVGYVEVSELKSFGGLETYKSITAEELEESYRSNREYVIIDVRNPDEWEEGHIEGAQHIMLGKLKDSLEKIPSDRTPIVHCQSGMRSAIGASLLQAYGFKNVLNLQGGYGAWSKENK from the coding sequence ATGTTTTTTAAGTCTTTTTTTGATGATCATCTAGCACAGATGTCTTATATGGTCGCTTGTCAAAAGACCGGTGATGCAATTGTTATTGACCCTGGAAGAGATCTCAGCCCATATTTGGAAACAGCCGAAAAGGAAGGTCTTACAATAAAGCAGGCGGCCGAAACGCATATTCATGCAGACTTCCTTTCAGGTGCACGTGAATTAGCAAACAAAAAGAATGTGAAACTTTACCTCTCGGATGAGGGAGGGGATGATTGGAAGTACCAGTACTTGGAAGAAGTAGACCATCAGCTTGTTAAAGACGGTGATGACATCCATGTTGGTTTTGTACGTTTGGAGGTCATGCACACTCCTGGACACACCCCTGAAAGTCTCTCATTTTTGCTGACAGATGAAGGTGGAGGTTCAGATGTTCCTATGGGTGTCTTCACGGGAGATTTCGTATTTGTCGGTGATGTTGGGCGCCCTGATCTATTAGAAAAATCTGCAGGTGCAGAAGGAACAGCAAAGGATGGGGCAAAGGAAATGTTCCAGTCCATAAAGAGGTTTAAAAGTCTCCCTGATTTTGTCCAAGTGTGGCCAGGTCACGGAGCAGGCAGTGCTTGTGGTAAATCATTAGGAGCTGTACCATCCTCTACGATCGGTTATGAAAAAGAAAATAATTGGGCCTTACGCCATAATAGTGAAGCTGAGTTCATTGCAGAGTTGTTAGATGGTCAACCGGAACCACCGACATACTTTGCCATGATGAAGAAGTTGAATAAAGAAGGACCGTCATTAAATAAAGAAAGAAGGATAGAAAAAGTACCAGCAGATAAGCTTGAACATTATCGCACGAACGATTTTGTGATTTTGGATACTAGGGATGCGAGCGAATTTGCTAGTGGCCATTTACAAGGGACCATTAATATCCCTTACAACCGTTCATTTACCAACTGGGCAGGGTGGATTGTTGAATATAATCAACACATTATAGTGGTAGCTGACGAAAAAGAGCTTGCAGCCATAAAAGGCTCCTTAGAATCGATTGGCTTAGATGATTTAGTTGGTTATGTCGAGGTTTCTGAGTTGAAAAGTTTTGGAGGCTTGGAAACATATAAAAGTATAACTGCTGAAGAGTTAGAGGAAAGTTATAGGAGTAATCGTGAATATGTCATCATTGATGTCAGGAATCCTGATGAATGGGAAGAAGGCCATATTGAGGGGGCACAGCATATAATGCTTGGAAAGCTGAAGGACAGCTTAGAGAAAATACCTTCTGATCGTACTCCTATAGTCCATTGTCAATCAGGTATGAGATCTGCAATCGGTGCAAGCTTACTTCAAGCTTACGGCTTTAAGAACGTATTGAACTTACAAGGCGGGTATGGTGCTTGGAGTAAAGAAAATAAATAG
- a CDS encoding helix-turn-helix transcriptional regulator, giving the protein MEYGKVLRFHRVKQGLTQNQLADGIISPAYLSKIENDQTVPAFEVLELLYERLGLDFHDSSYNHPSKEKLKEWYETIVFKRKEEARKLKDDLIQQKDTLNNHHLYIFYELFRIRHLLLENEVEKAYVAWKDIRQHEDTFDEEMEYYFHLSSGLLEYYRGNYDESFQQLMEAKNYSSSIVHELEDWEISDLYYILALSTSQANHISASVFYVDQALEIYQARYDLEKSADCHILQGINYSKLKNYAKALENFHMARKIAMQTLNRNQLNLVYINIGTLESRIGNHESAIQNYKKSLYYNDSDTTYKQSYLLTTIHSLILEHYRLSDFDGCLDWINEGEQELKKLPSKPHELHFNFYKLIIKNDPTVISHLEEVIIPYFQDKKEHIYIIRYSMVLADLLEKKRMYKKSTNYLRLAIQLLNKHSHLGGILL; this is encoded by the coding sequence ATGGAATATGGTAAAGTACTTCGATTCCATCGAGTAAAGCAAGGGTTAACTCAAAATCAGTTAGCCGATGGAATAATCTCGCCAGCGTACTTATCGAAGATTGAGAATGATCAAACCGTTCCAGCGTTCGAGGTGCTTGAGTTACTTTACGAACGTCTTGGTCTCGATTTTCATGATTCTTCTTACAACCACCCTTCAAAAGAAAAATTGAAGGAATGGTATGAAACGATTGTTTTCAAACGTAAAGAAGAAGCAAGGAAATTGAAGGATGATCTCATTCAACAGAAAGATACGCTCAACAACCATCATTTGTATATTTTTTATGAATTGTTCCGCATTCGCCATCTGCTGTTAGAAAACGAGGTGGAGAAGGCTTACGTAGCATGGAAAGATATCCGTCAACATGAAGATACATTTGATGAAGAGATGGAGTACTACTTTCATTTAAGTTCTGGACTGCTAGAATATTATCGAGGCAACTATGACGAATCTTTTCAACAATTAATGGAGGCAAAGAACTACAGTTCCTCAATCGTACATGAGCTAGAAGATTGGGAAATCAGTGATCTTTATTACATCTTGGCTTTAAGTACTAGCCAAGCCAACCATATATCAGCCTCTGTATTCTATGTTGACCAAGCCTTAGAAATATATCAAGCAAGGTATGACTTGGAAAAAAGTGCAGATTGTCATATCTTACAAGGTATCAACTATAGTAAGTTGAAAAATTATGCTAAGGCGTTAGAGAACTTTCATATGGCTAGAAAGATTGCCATGCAAACTCTGAACCGTAATCAGCTGAATTTAGTTTATATCAACATTGGTACACTGGAATCCAGAATCGGCAATCATGAATCCGCAATACAAAATTATAAAAAAAGCCTGTATTATAATGATTCTGATACAACTTATAAACAATCCTACCTATTAACTACTATACACAGTTTAATATTGGAACATTATAGGTTAAGTGATTTTGATGGTTGCTTAGATTGGATAAATGAAGGTGAGCAAGAATTAAAAAAGCTCCCCTCCAAACCCCATGAACTACACTTTAATTTTTATAAATTAATTATTAAAAATGACCCAACCGTCATTAGTCACTTAGAGGAAGTTATAATCCCTTACTTTCAAGATAAAAAGGAACATATTTATATCATCCGGTATTCAATGGTTCTCGCTGATTTACTCGAGAAAAAAAGGATGTACAAAAAGTCAACAAACTACTTACGGTTAGCAATTCAATTGTTAAATAAACATTCTCACTTAGGAGGTATTCTATTATGA
- a CDS encoding aconitate hydratase, whose amino-acid sequence MSYNVTQKLIKDHLIEGEMTPGSEIGLKIDQTLTQDATGTMVMLELEAMGIDRAKTEASAQYVDHNLIQEDSKNPDDHLFLESAAKRFGLHFSRPGNGVSHPVHMQRLAKPGKTLLGSDSHTCANGCMGMLAMGAGGIDVAMAIAGEPFYVKMPKVWGVKVTGELPDWVSAKDAILEMLKRHGVKGGVNHVFEYYGPGLKNLTAMDRHVIANMGAELGATGTVFPSDEETKRFMKLQGREDEWIELKADDGATYDVHDELNLSEIGPMVAKPSSPGNVVPVEELEGEPIYQSYVGSSANPGYRDFAIVSKIVEGRHIADGVSFDLNPTSRQMLIDLSQEGHIANFLQAGARLHQAGCNGCIGMGQAPATGRNSLRTTPRNFPGRSGTKEDSVFLCSPETAAVSALTGKITDPRKSDFDFPSVQELDQPTVDTRLLDKPLPFNEAKEVELVKGPNVASIPEMDELPNDMELPILLKMGDDISTDEILAGGARVLPYRSNLPEISKFTFEIVDETYHDRAMKIKSEGGHAVVAGANYGQGSSREHAALAPKYLGLKVAIVEDFARIHWQNLGNFGVLPLTFVDPSDLKDLEQGDVLVFKGLRDKIKQSPQVEVEVKGKDKTLKLEHALSDRQIEIMQMGGLINWVKNRLEE is encoded by the coding sequence GTGAGTTATAATGTCACACAAAAATTAATTAAAGATCATCTTATAGAAGGTGAGATGACTCCTGGTTCGGAAATCGGTTTGAAAATTGATCAAACACTTACACAAGATGCAACAGGTACAATGGTAATGTTGGAACTAGAAGCGATGGGGATCGATCGTGCTAAAACAGAAGCTTCCGCTCAATATGTGGATCATAACTTAATCCAGGAGGATAGCAAGAATCCTGATGATCACCTTTTCTTGGAGAGTGCTGCTAAAAGATTCGGTTTACATTTCAGTCGCCCGGGAAATGGAGTCAGTCACCCTGTACACATGCAACGGCTTGCCAAGCCCGGTAAAACATTACTAGGGTCTGACAGCCATACATGTGCGAACGGTTGTATGGGAATGCTTGCAATGGGTGCGGGTGGCATTGATGTCGCTATGGCCATTGCAGGTGAGCCCTTCTATGTAAAAATGCCAAAAGTTTGGGGCGTTAAAGTGACAGGGGAACTTCCTGATTGGGTCAGTGCTAAAGATGCCATTTTAGAGATGCTGAAAAGACATGGAGTCAAAGGTGGTGTCAACCATGTATTCGAATATTACGGTCCCGGGTTGAAGAACCTTACCGCTATGGACCGGCATGTCATTGCCAATATGGGGGCAGAACTTGGGGCAACAGGTACCGTTTTTCCTTCAGATGAAGAAACGAAAAGGTTTATGAAGCTTCAAGGGCGTGAAGATGAATGGATTGAATTGAAAGCAGACGATGGTGCTACTTACGATGTCCATGATGAATTGAACCTTTCTGAAATTGGTCCAATGGTAGCTAAGCCTTCAAGCCCAGGAAATGTAGTGCCTGTGGAAGAACTCGAAGGAGAACCGATTTATCAATCATATGTAGGTTCTTCAGCGAACCCTGGGTATCGCGATTTTGCGATTGTGTCAAAAATCGTTGAAGGTCGACACATTGCTGATGGGGTTTCTTTTGATTTGAACCCGACTTCAAGGCAGATGTTGATCGATCTTTCTCAAGAAGGGCATATAGCGAACTTCCTCCAAGCCGGCGCTCGACTTCACCAGGCAGGGTGTAATGGTTGTATCGGTATGGGGCAAGCCCCTGCCACTGGTAGAAACAGCTTGAGGACCACTCCTAGGAACTTCCCTGGCCGTTCAGGAACTAAAGAGGATAGTGTGTTCCTATGCAGTCCTGAAACAGCTGCCGTTTCTGCTTTGACAGGGAAAATCACAGACCCAAGAAAATCAGATTTTGATTTTCCGTCTGTGCAAGAGTTGGACCAACCGACTGTAGATACAAGGCTATTGGATAAGCCGTTGCCTTTTAATGAAGCCAAAGAGGTAGAGCTTGTAAAAGGACCGAACGTAGCTTCTATTCCAGAAATGGATGAATTGCCGAATGATATGGAATTGCCTATATTGCTGAAAATGGGTGATGATATCTCAACTGATGAAATATTAGCGGGAGGTGCGCGTGTTCTTCCATACCGCAGTAACCTTCCTGAAATCAGTAAATTCACCTTTGAAATCGTTGATGAAACCTATCATGATCGAGCGATGAAAATCAAAAGTGAAGGTGGTCATGCGGTAGTAGCAGGAGCGAACTATGGTCAGGGGTCGAGCCGTGAACACGCAGCATTGGCACCAAAATATCTCGGTTTGAAAGTGGCTATTGTAGAAGATTTTGCGCGTATCCACTGGCAGAACCTTGGAAACTTTGGAGTCCTGCCTCTAACCTTCGTTGATCCATCAGATTTGAAGGATTTAGAACAAGGGGATGTGCTCGTTTTCAAAGGCTTGCGTGATAAAATCAAACAATCACCTCAGGTGGAAGTGGAAGTCAAAGGTAAGGATAAGACACTTAAACTTGAACATGCTCTTTCAGATCGTCAAATAGAAATCATGCAAATGGGTGGCCTTATCAACTGGGTGAAAAATCGATTAGAAGAATAA
- a CDS encoding ring-cleaving dioxygenase: MELKGIHHVSAITANAKNNYDFYTNVLGMRLVKKTVNQDAPSMYHLFYADEKGRPGTDLTFFEINRAGHTYPGPRSISTTSLRVNNDEALVYWQGRLEEYGVDQDPLKERLGRKTLSFRDPEGQRLMIVSDEQNRGVAAGKPWDKSTVPTESGITGLGPVHLTVSEAEKTENVLTDILGFRKKGTYDQWVVYETGEGGSGAEVHLEEQPGLQPEKPGRGSVHHVAFRVDNEQELKKWQDIIQASGFPNSGVVDRYYFKSLYFREANHILFELATDGPGFATDEDLDHLGESLALPPFLEHKREEIEKNLDPLSTINSN; encoded by the coding sequence ATGGAATTAAAAGGTATTCACCACGTATCTGCTATAACAGCTAATGCAAAAAATAATTATGATTTTTATACAAATGTTTTAGGAATGCGTTTAGTGAAAAAAACGGTGAACCAAGACGCCCCTTCTATGTATCATTTGTTTTATGCTGACGAAAAAGGTCGTCCCGGGACGGATTTGACATTTTTTGAAATAAATCGGGCTGGCCACACCTATCCAGGTCCAAGGAGCATTTCAACTACCTCTTTGCGAGTAAATAATGATGAAGCACTTGTATATTGGCAAGGTCGCCTTGAAGAATACGGTGTCGATCAAGATCCCCTCAAAGAGCGATTAGGGAGAAAAACTTTATCTTTTCGCGACCCTGAAGGCCAACGTCTGATGATTGTTTCCGATGAACAGAATAGAGGAGTTGCAGCCGGGAAACCATGGGATAAATCCACCGTACCAACTGAAAGTGGAATTACTGGCCTAGGTCCTGTCCACCTTACTGTATCTGAAGCAGAAAAGACAGAAAATGTTCTGACAGACATTCTGGGATTCCGGAAAAAAGGAACATATGATCAATGGGTGGTTTATGAAACCGGTGAAGGGGGTTCAGGAGCTGAAGTACACCTTGAGGAACAACCGGGGTTACAACCAGAAAAGCCTGGGCGTGGCAGTGTTCATCACGTGGCGTTCCGTGTGGATAATGAGCAGGAGTTAAAGAAATGGCAGGACATCATACAAGCGTCTGGTTTTCCTAACTCAGGAGTTGTCGACCGTTATTACTTTAAGTCCCTTTATTTCCGAGAGGCTAACCATATACTTTTCGAACTTGCTACGGATGGGCCAGGTTTCGCGACTGACGAAGATCTTGACCATCTTGGCGAAAGTCTTGCACTTCCTCCATTCTTGGAACATAAAAGAGAAGAAATCGAAAAAAACTTGGATCCGCTTTCTACGATTAATAGTAATTAA
- a CDS encoding trimeric intracellular cation channel family protein: protein MTWDILNILAVSAFAFSGAIVALNERYDIFGTFILGIATPFAGGIIRNIALDIPVVHVWEQGYLLYVALGTIAIVYFFPKSWVMTWDRWNIYPDAVGLSAFALQGASFAISNDFPLGGIIFAAILTGVGGGVTRDVLAQRRPMVLHQEIYAVWAMMAGLLIGLGFIDVGSAWQTYMLFIVVILCRVFSYHLGWHLRFRDLYRL from the coding sequence ATGACATGGGATATATTGAACATTTTAGCTGTGAGTGCGTTTGCGTTCAGTGGGGCTATCGTAGCTCTGAACGAACGGTATGATATATTCGGAACTTTCATACTTGGAATTGCTACCCCATTCGCGGGAGGCATAATCCGGAATATAGCGCTTGATATTCCGGTTGTACATGTGTGGGAACAAGGGTATTTGCTTTACGTAGCCTTAGGAACAATTGCTATTGTCTATTTCTTCCCGAAAAGCTGGGTGATGACATGGGACCGGTGGAATATCTATCCTGATGCAGTCGGCTTATCTGCTTTTGCATTGCAAGGTGCCTCTTTCGCTATCTCAAATGATTTTCCTTTGGGTGGGATTATTTTTGCGGCCATTTTGACAGGAGTCGGTGGAGGGGTGACAAGGGATGTGTTAGCACAGCGCAGGCCGATGGTCCTTCATCAGGAAATTTACGCCGTTTGGGCAATGATGGCAGGTTTGTTAATCGGTCTTGGATTCATCGATGTCGGGAGTGCCTGGCAAACGTACATGTTATTTATTGTAGTCATCCTTTGTCGAGTTTTTTCTTATCACTTAGGCTGGCATTTAAGATTCAGAGATTTATATCGATTATAA
- the cysK gene encoding cysteine synthase A yields the protein MRVVDNISDLIGDTPLVKLNRVAPKGGADIYMKLEKYNPSGSVKDRAAFNMMEQAEKDGHLKEGSTIIEPTSGNTGIGIAMNAAAKGYRAILVMPDTMTQERINLLKAYGAEIILTPGDEKMPGAIAKAKELVDQMEGSFMPMQFENMANPDSHRFTTAAEISEAMDELGKPLTAFVSTAGTGGTITGTGEELKKRFNDMTIHVAEPAGSAVLSGGKPGKHKLVGTSPGFIPSILNQEIYDEIFQVTDENAYDITRRLAREEGLLLGTSAGAACWAAIQVAKTKQPGDVIVCIAPDTGERYLSGDLFRY from the coding sequence ATGCGCGTCGTCGATAACATTTCTGATTTAATTGGTGATACCCCGCTAGTCAAATTAAATCGGGTGGCTCCAAAGGGTGGAGCTGACATATATATGAAGCTAGAGAAGTACAATCCGAGTGGCAGCGTTAAAGATCGGGCTGCTTTCAATATGATGGAACAAGCAGAGAAAGACGGACATTTAAAAGAGGGTTCAACTATTATTGAGCCAACCAGCGGCAACACCGGTATCGGTATTGCCATGAACGCTGCTGCAAAGGGATATCGTGCTATTCTTGTCATGCCCGATACAATGACTCAAGAACGTATTAATCTATTGAAGGCATATGGAGCGGAAATCATCCTTACCCCAGGTGACGAGAAAATGCCAGGAGCGATCGCCAAGGCAAAGGAGCTCGTCGACCAAATGGAAGGAAGTTTTATGCCGATGCAATTTGAAAATATGGCTAATCCTGACTCCCATCGCTTTACTACAGCAGCTGAAATCAGTGAAGCTATGGATGAATTAGGCAAACCTTTAACAGCCTTCGTATCTACAGCTGGAACAGGCGGGACCATCACCGGGACAGGCGAGGAGTTGAAAAAGCGTTTCAATGATATGACGATCCATGTAGCTGAGCCTGCCGGTTCTGCTGTACTATCAGGTGGGAAACCAGGAAAACATAAGTTGGTCGGTACAAGCCCGGGCTTCATCCCAAGCATCCTTAACCAAGAGATCTATGATGAAATTTTTCAAGTGACGGATGAAAATGCTTATGATATCACCCGTCGTCTTGCCCGAGAGGAAGGTTTGCTGCTTGGCACCTCAGCCGGTGCTGCATGCTGGGCTGCTATTCAAGTAGCAAAAACAAAACAACCAGGAGATGTAATCGTATGTATCGCTCCTGATACGGGCGAACGTTATCTATCCGGAGATCTCTTCCGCTACTAA
- a CDS encoding YpmS family protein — protein sequence MKRFLFNNKWRTLFWLLALVNMGVILWLVALVFLPSSYTIVNVDQEKKSSEAEFTIVSTKENMEQLANEYLGELSTQTVFDYSISLDRNVTLVGNIRAFEQVIPVKLELNPKVQKNGDLILEQERISLGQLPLPNKKVLEFVKDNYNLPEWVKVNPNDENIYVAVTQMDTASNFNVKVDRFNLNANQLAFKISVPSDSFQFAQRMVEDNF from the coding sequence ATGAAAAGATTTTTATTTAATAATAAATGGAGAACTTTGTTTTGGTTATTGGCGCTCGTCAATATGGGCGTCATTTTATGGTTGGTCGCTTTAGTTTTTCTTCCTAGTTCTTACACGATTGTAAATGTCGATCAGGAAAAGAAGAGCTCGGAAGCTGAATTCACTATTGTATCAACGAAAGAAAACATGGAACAGCTTGCTAATGAATATTTAGGAGAGCTCTCCACCCAAACTGTCTTCGATTATTCTATTTCATTAGATCGGAATGTAACCTTAGTTGGTAACATCCGGGCGTTTGAACAGGTTATACCCGTCAAACTCGAGTTAAATCCGAAGGTGCAGAAAAATGGGGACCTTATACTGGAACAAGAGCGTATTTCTTTGGGGCAACTCCCACTTCCTAACAAGAAAGTATTAGAATTCGTCAAAGATAATTACAACCTACCTGAATGGGTCAAGGTCAACCCCAACGATGAAAACATTTATGTAGCTGTTACCCAAATGGATACTGCGAGCAATTTCAATGTTAAAGTCGATCGCTTCAACTTGAATGCCAACCAGTTAGCATTTAAAATCTCTGTACCAAGCGACTCCTTCCAATTCGCGCAAAGAATGGTAGAAGACAACTTTTAA
- a CDS encoding SGNH/GDSL hydrolase family protein produces MRKWRWVASVSLSLIIAFFIIAAFIYTPEQEDKNQNHPPATEEAAETNQTDQEQNEPAEDPQEEMDTEESADTLSDGLRDVFTSVIESARHFLVKDDIQIVAVGDSLTQGVGDSTENGGYVGILEETFNSNKEAETINIANYGKRGNRTDQLLERLENEEISNSLRSADLVLLTIGANDVMKVVENNFTSLNYQDFVQEQEGYEERLHLIIQKVRALNQDAPIYLLGLYNPFDKYFNNIPELGQIMGDWNAISKQVINNYDNATFIPIRDLFEGSEEELLWEEDNFHPNERGYKLMAERVLEYIREDIEQ; encoded by the coding sequence TTGAGAAAATGGAGATGGGTGGCGTCCGTTTCACTCTCCTTGATCATCGCTTTCTTTATCATAGCAGCTTTTATATATACACCGGAGCAAGAGGACAAGAATCAAAACCACCCCCCAGCTACTGAAGAAGCAGCTGAAACGAATCAAACTGATCAGGAGCAGAATGAGCCAGCGGAAGACCCTCAAGAAGAAATGGACACAGAAGAGTCAGCAGATACATTAAGTGACGGCCTGCGCGATGTATTTACTAGCGTTATTGAAAGTGCCCGCCACTTTCTTGTTAAAGATGATATCCAAATTGTCGCTGTAGGTGATTCTCTAACCCAAGGTGTCGGAGATTCCACAGAGAATGGCGGCTATGTAGGAATTTTAGAAGAAACGTTCAATAGCAATAAAGAAGCGGAAACCATTAACATTGCTAATTATGGTAAGCGCGGGAACCGCACAGATCAACTTCTTGAAAGATTGGAAAATGAAGAAATCAGCAACTCACTAAGAAGTGCGGACTTAGTTCTCCTCACCATTGGTGCCAATGATGTAATGAAAGTCGTTGAAAATAATTTCACAAGTTTGAATTACCAAGACTTTGTGCAAGAGCAAGAAGGCTATGAAGAAAGACTTCATCTAATCATTCAAAAAGTGAGAGCGCTCAATCAGGACGCCCCTATTTATTTACTGGGTCTTTATAATCCTTTCGATAAATACTTCAATAATATACCAGAACTGGGGCAAATTATGGGTGACTGGAACGCCATCAGCAAACAAGTGATTAATAATTATGACAATGCAACTTTCATTCCCATCCGTGACCTTTTTGAAGGGTCTGAAGAAGAATTACTTTGGGAAGAAGATAACTTCCATCCAAATGAACGCGGATATAAACTAATGGCTGAACGCGTGTTAGAATATATAAGAGAAGACATCGAACAATAA